The Sorangiineae bacterium MSr11367 genome window below encodes:
- a CDS encoding serine/threonine protein kinase, translating to MPAPFTRQSVSERALARVGTTVQGKYRIDRLLGIGGTAAVYAATHRNGHRVAIKFLLDHLLDDSDMYHLFSREAYVANRVGHPGAVQVLDDDEDIDGCVFLIMPLIEGETLRARWERSNKKLPLAEVGVLIADLLDVLATAHAKGVVHRDIKPENLFVNTAAQVRVLDFGIARRAGTESTLTMTGRFIGTPAFMPPEQALGNRAGIGPHSDLWAVGATMFALLSGETVHLAEHSGAQLAAAATQHARSIAKVLPDLPPSIVQFIDKALQFEALDRWPSALCMREALCLALEESLGEKCDPIASRVRERIIAEFTAKAAAEAASGDVTELEPAPDLRSGPARRTPRAETPRTPRAETPRGGPSPDLPPDSVGVTALEGSDPRAREVGSGRRNVTNGATLDTGDNGSGPHAADGDVHPVVHDTGSGRSNRGIVSPRVEPLNAEDAVVGRRRGWLVTAATWAVLIGLAGLTGAGAMRKCGGIGDGTGLTASLGGAIASTDPAAQAALEAGLQLWKNASSKAARKKFAEAAQRDPGLAAAHLYFVAASDWFDHDARSHFADAQPLRGRLSAAQVGLLDALEPSMAEPPDYDLTARRLDELTKQFPKEWTLWTLRGSHDVHTRNPDHLLTIADRIPGAIGFLFRARAELHRGNLAAARTALDSCTREAPYGAVDCLISRARLESNEGACEQSALSAKKLITVDHESPDGYTSLARAEFGLTHRTSAVRAVLEEKWARVSEASRELERQRDEFFLAVLDGNFQGAYVALDGWEKAAFKSVDSSQRARPFLTRLDLDLELGRTEVAQQVARSFIEASPTWLRHDYYDQAMETTRAMYRTGLIDHAAFLQRRTADEASEIARGGVFASAGIRWLALYVETIVTPEDAELAVANRPQGAPVLDAESREVNVDAQIGRAYLLAGQVDTAIAELTRATKTCQFWKSIDGVQAHAFYGDALAKKGQKAEACNEYAFVLERWGKEPRSRSANAARESAIRLGCPGVSNIRPGHEGTGVIK from the coding sequence ATGCCAGCGCCGTTTACGCGCCAATCCGTTTCCGAACGTGCGTTGGCGCGTGTCGGAACCACCGTCCAGGGAAAGTATCGCATTGACCGGCTGCTAGGAATCGGCGGCACCGCCGCGGTCTATGCAGCGACCCACCGAAATGGCCACCGGGTGGCGATCAAGTTCCTTCTTGATCACCTGCTGGACGATTCGGACATGTATCACCTATTCAGCCGCGAAGCGTACGTCGCCAATCGCGTCGGCCACCCGGGTGCCGTCCAAGTTTTGGACGATGACGAAGATATCGACGGGTGCGTCTTCCTCATCATGCCGCTCATCGAGGGCGAGACACTGCGGGCGCGCTGGGAGCGTTCCAATAAAAAGCTGCCCCTGGCCGAAGTCGGCGTGCTCATTGCAGACCTCCTCGACGTGCTCGCAACCGCACATGCCAAAGGTGTCGTTCATCGCGACATCAAGCCAGAGAACCTGTTCGTCAATACGGCGGCGCAGGTGCGTGTGCTCGACTTTGGAATCGCGCGCCGCGCAGGCACCGAGTCCACGTTGACGATGACGGGGCGCTTCATTGGCACCCCCGCCTTCATGCCGCCCGAGCAAGCCTTGGGCAACCGTGCCGGCATTGGCCCGCACAGCGACTTGTGGGCCGTCGGCGCAACCATGTTCGCCCTGTTGTCGGGCGAAACCGTCCACCTCGCAGAGCACAGCGGCGCGCAACTCGCCGCCGCCGCCACGCAACACGCGCGATCCATCGCCAAGGTCCTGCCAGACCTGCCGCCGTCCATCGTGCAATTCATCGACAAGGCCCTTCAATTCGAAGCCCTCGATCGATGGCCCTCCGCATTGTGCATGCGCGAAGCCTTGTGCCTCGCCCTGGAGGAATCCCTCGGCGAAAAGTGCGACCCCATCGCCTCCCGCGTCCGCGAGCGCATCATCGCCGAATTCACCGCCAAAGCCGCCGCCGAAGCCGCAAGCGGCGACGTGACCGAGCTGGAGCCCGCGCCGGACCTGCGCTCGGGCCCCGCCCGAAGGACGCCACGCGCCGAGACGCCTCGGACGCCGCGTGCGGAAACGCCCCGAGGAGGCCCCTCACCGGACCTGCCGCCCGATTCCGTGGGGGTGACCGCGCTCGAGGGGTCGGATCCACGGGCGCGCGAGGTGGGATCGGGGCGAAGAAACGTCACGAACGGCGCCACGCTCGATACGGGCGACAACGGTTCCGGCCCGCATGCCGCCGACGGCGACGTGCACCCGGTGGTCCATGACACGGGGTCGGGTCGCTCGAACCGAGGCATCGTCTCGCCACGCGTTGAACCGTTGAACGCGGAGGACGCCGTCGTCGGCCGCCGCCGCGGTTGGCTCGTGACGGCTGCGACCTGGGCGGTGCTGATCGGGCTTGCCGGACTGACAGGCGCAGGTGCGATGCGCAAGTGCGGCGGCATCGGCGACGGGACGGGGCTTACGGCGTCGCTCGGAGGTGCCATCGCTTCGACGGACCCAGCCGCCCAGGCGGCACTCGAGGCGGGCCTTCAGCTCTGGAAAAACGCATCGAGCAAGGCCGCTCGAAAGAAATTCGCCGAAGCTGCCCAGCGGGACCCCGGTCTCGCGGCGGCGCATTTGTACTTCGTTGCCGCCTCCGACTGGTTCGACCATGACGCGCGCAGTCACTTCGCGGACGCGCAGCCACTGCGTGGCCGGCTTTCCGCGGCGCAAGTAGGCCTTCTCGATGCGCTCGAACCCTCGATGGCGGAACCTCCGGATTACGATCTCACGGCGCGCCGACTCGACGAGCTCACGAAGCAGTTCCCCAAGGAGTGGACGCTTTGGACCCTCCGAGGCAGCCACGATGTTCACACGAGGAATCCGGATCACCTTTTGACGATCGCAGACCGGATCCCTGGCGCCATCGGCTTCTTGTTTCGCGCCCGTGCCGAATTGCACCGCGGAAATTTGGCCGCCGCGCGAACCGCTTTGGATTCGTGCACTCGTGAAGCACCGTACGGCGCCGTCGATTGCCTCATTTCACGAGCTCGACTCGAAAGCAACGAGGGTGCTTGCGAACAATCAGCGCTCTCCGCGAAAAAGCTCATCACCGTCGATCATGAATCGCCGGACGGTTATACGTCGCTCGCGCGCGCAGAATTCGGGCTGACGCACCGTACGAGCGCTGTGCGCGCGGTGCTGGAGGAGAAGTGGGCGCGCGTCTCGGAAGCTTCCCGCGAATTGGAACGACAACGCGATGAGTTCTTTCTCGCAGTCCTCGACGGCAATTTCCAAGGCGCCTATGTTGCGCTCGACGGATGGGAAAAAGCGGCGTTCAAATCCGTCGATTCCTCGCAACGAGCGCGGCCCTTTCTGACTCGACTAGACCTCGACTTGGAACTTGGCCGCACGGAGGTCGCCCAGCAGGTCGCGCGCAGCTTCATCGAAGCGTCGCCAACTTGGCTGCGACACGACTATTACGACCAAGCGATGGAAACGACTCGAGCAATGTACCGCACGGGGCTGATCGATCACGCAGCGTTCCTTCAGAGGCGCACTGCCGACGAAGCTTCGGAAATCGCCCGCGGGGGTGTGTTCGCGAGCGCTGGGATAAGGTGGCTCGCCCTGTACGTGGAAACCATCGTGACCCCGGAAGATGCGGAGCTCGCCGTCGCCAATCGACCGCAAGGAGCTCCAGTCCTCGACGCGGAATCACGTGAAGTCAATGTCGACGCACAGATCGGGCGGGCTTATTTGCTCGCGGGCCAGGTGGATACCGCCATCGCCGAACTCACTCGCGCAACGAAGACATGCCAATTCTGGAAGTCCATCGATGGCGTCCAAGCGCATGCGTTTTATGGAGACGCCCTCGCCAAGAAGGGGCAAAAGGCAGAAGCCTGCAACGAGTACGCCTTCGTGCTCGAACGGTGGGGCAAGGAACCGCGGAGCCGCTCCGCGAATGCTGCCCGCGAATCTGCAATCCGGCTCGGTTGTCCGGGGGTCTCGAACATTCGACCAGGACATGAAGGAACAGGAGTAATCAAGTGA
- a CDS encoding DUF418 domain-containing protein produces the protein MTTTPVPENWTIESSDGDSAARETRAAPVAKGSRIEDMDIVRGIALFGVLTMNLAMAFRIPFFGNPWEMPKALLERIVFRLELIFVAGRAMTLFSILFGVGLAIFLERASARGPGAMWLLARRLLFLTAFGLVHAFLIWNGDILVSYSLAGLIALPFIRRRTWVVFAAAGVFFLWHVFGHYWPWIRELTDRKVPGHFEEALRVYGTSSYWDIVRFRANEVTSMEMPGYVFLVPDELAKMLLGVAIWKSGVLRLEVRDKHQRALRWTAILGILYGTAFYIYRWIHFELYHPPRTPPSTFMQIALHWNAMNIACALGYGAVLLLLLRHTAWRRRLGIFAPLGRMAFTNYLTQSIVFTTVFYGYGFGLLGKFGLAFTALVGIAFYILQGIVSTVWLRHFRFGPFEWAWRSLTYGQLQPLRRAAVEV, from the coding sequence TTGACGACGACGCCCGTGCCGGAAAATTGGACGATCGAGTCGAGTGACGGAGACTCTGCGGCGCGTGAGACGCGTGCTGCTCCCGTGGCGAAGGGCTCGCGCATCGAGGATATGGACATCGTCCGCGGCATCGCCCTGTTCGGCGTGCTGACGATGAACCTGGCCATGGCGTTTCGCATCCCATTTTTCGGGAACCCATGGGAGATGCCCAAGGCGCTTCTCGAGCGCATCGTGTTTCGCCTCGAGCTCATCTTCGTCGCGGGGAGGGCCATGACCCTCTTCTCCATCTTGTTCGGCGTGGGGCTGGCCATCTTTCTCGAGCGGGCAAGCGCCCGCGGGCCGGGCGCCATGTGGCTTCTCGCCCGGCGCCTCCTCTTTCTGACCGCGTTTGGCCTGGTGCACGCGTTCCTCATTTGGAACGGCGACATTCTGGTCTCGTATTCCTTGGCGGGGCTCATCGCACTTCCGTTCATCCGGCGGCGTACGTGGGTGGTGTTCGCGGCCGCGGGCGTGTTCTTCCTGTGGCATGTGTTCGGCCACTATTGGCCGTGGATTCGTGAGCTCACGGACCGCAAGGTTCCCGGGCACTTCGAGGAGGCTCTCCGCGTTTACGGGACCAGCAGCTATTGGGATATCGTCCGCTTTCGCGCGAACGAGGTCACGAGCATGGAGATGCCCGGGTACGTATTTTTGGTGCCCGACGAGCTCGCGAAGATGCTCCTGGGCGTGGCCATCTGGAAGTCGGGCGTCCTGCGGCTCGAGGTGCGCGACAAGCACCAGAGGGCGCTGCGCTGGACGGCGATCCTCGGCATCCTCTACGGGACGGCGTTCTACATTTATCGCTGGATCCATTTCGAGCTTTACCATCCGCCCCGGACCCCACCGAGCACGTTCATGCAGATCGCTCTGCATTGGAATGCAATGAACATCGCGTGCGCGCTCGGCTACGGCGCGGTGTTGTTGTTGCTCCTGCGCCATACGGCTTGGCGCAGGCGTCTCGGCATCTTCGCGCCTCTGGGGCGGATGGCCTTTACGAATTACCTGACGCAATCGATCGTCTTCACGACGGTCTTCTATGGGTATGGCTTCGGCCTGCTCGGGAAGTTCGGGCTGGCCTTCACGGCGCTCGTCGGCATCGCGTTCTACATTTTGCAGGGCATCGTCAGCACCGTGTGGCTCCGCCATTTTCGTTTCGGGCCGTTCGAATGGGCATGGCGCAGCCTCACGTACGGGCAATTGCAGCCGTTGCGTCGCGCGGCGGTGGAGGTTTGA
- a CDS encoding DUF418 domain-containing protein, which yields MESSPLELPMQATSVAADEGARAAPVAKASRIDDMDIVRGMALFGVLLMNLAEVFRVPYYGQKGPPLDLPLLERIVVRVQMIFLAGKAMTLFSILFGTGLAIFWERANARGTGATWLLSRRLGFLALFGLAHGFLIWNGDILFLYALTGLVGLLFLRAPTWVLLTAACACWGWYAVVGPNWPAVWAFAIREPGPGHYSEALRVYGTGTYLEILRFRAYELLRFEPFSYVLNVPGVLTNMLVGMAIWRSKVLELTARETLLRTLRWIAFTGMALGIGYMLFRWIQFEIYHSPQARGPWRRVLFLGCILSCALGYGAGLLLLLRRANWRRRLGVFAPLGRMAFTNYLTQSIVFSTVFYSYGFGLVGKVGNAPAALMGIVFYTLQGFASAIWLRHFRFGPFEWAWRSLTYGRLQPMRRGAEA from the coding sequence ATGGAGTCATCGCCTCTCGAGCTTCCTATGCAGGCAACGTCCGTCGCCGCCGATGAGGGCGCGCGTGCGGCCCCGGTTGCGAAGGCGTCGCGCATCGACGACATGGATATCGTTCGCGGCATGGCGCTGTTCGGCGTGCTGTTGATGAACCTCGCCGAAGTGTTCCGCGTACCCTATTACGGCCAAAAAGGTCCGCCGCTCGATCTCCCGCTGCTCGAGCGGATCGTCGTGCGGGTCCAGATGATCTTCCTCGCGGGGAAAGCGATGACGCTCTTCTCCATTTTGTTCGGTACGGGGCTGGCCATTTTCTGGGAGCGCGCCAACGCTCGGGGAACCGGGGCAACGTGGCTCTTGAGCCGGCGCTTGGGCTTTCTGGCGCTCTTCGGCCTCGCACACGGGTTCCTCATCTGGAACGGCGATATCCTCTTTCTGTACGCGCTCACGGGCCTCGTCGGCTTGCTCTTCCTGCGCGCTCCCACCTGGGTGCTTCTCACCGCGGCCTGCGCGTGCTGGGGGTGGTACGCCGTCGTGGGCCCGAATTGGCCGGCGGTGTGGGCCTTCGCGATACGGGAGCCCGGCCCTGGCCATTACTCCGAGGCCCTTCGCGTCTATGGGACGGGAACCTACCTCGAGATCCTTCGCTTTCGTGCGTACGAGCTCCTTCGCTTCGAGCCATTCTCGTACGTCCTGAACGTGCCCGGCGTGCTGACGAACATGCTCGTGGGCATGGCCATCTGGCGTTCGAAGGTCCTCGAGCTGACGGCGCGCGAGACGCTCCTTCGCACGCTGCGCTGGATCGCGTTCACCGGTATGGCCTTGGGCATCGGCTACATGCTCTTTCGGTGGATCCAGTTCGAGATTTACCATTCGCCGCAGGCACGTGGTCCGTGGCGACGGGTGCTCTTTCTCGGATGCATCCTATCCTGCGCCCTCGGCTACGGGGCGGGACTGCTCCTGCTTCTACGCCGCGCGAATTGGCGCCGGCGGCTTGGCGTCTTCGCTCCGCTGGGGCGGATGGCGTTCACCAATTACCTGACGCAGTCCATCGTCTTCTCGACGGTGTTCTACAGCTACGGGTTCGGCCTGGTTGGAAAGGTCGGCAACGCGCCCGCGGCACTCATGGGCATCGTGTTCTACACGCTGCAAGGTTTCGCGAGCGCGATCTGGCTGCGCCATTTTCGCTTCGGCCCCTTCGAATGGGCCTGGCGCAGCCTCACGTACGGACGCCTCCAACCCATGCGACGGGGGGCGGAGGCGTAA
- the typA gene encoding translational GTPase TypA has product MAQSLRNIAIVAHVDHGKTTLVDHMLRQAGTFRENEAVVDRVMDNNDLERERGITILAKNTSVRWKEPGDTALTKINVVDTPGHADFGGEVERTLLMADAAILLVDAAEGPLPQTRFVLRKCLSLGFPIIVVINKIDRSDARPNEVLSEVFDLFCDLDATEAQLDFPVVYAIGKLGIAKRHLDDESKDLSPLFSLILQKVPPAPGDSEAPLQILVNNLDHDEYTGRLAIGRVVAGTVKANQPIAVLKEGGAISKGSIKVLSTFEGLKRVSSPEAGAGELVSIAGLDDVFVGDTIVDVSPGFEQRALPRILVEQPTIKMRIGVNTSPFAGKCKASKFLTSRHLRERLTRETRRNLAIRLEETESPDTFMVLGRGELQLAILVETMRREGYEMQLGNPEVVTQEIDGQPCEPMELVVIDVPDSFIGVVTERLGERRGRMVKMANHGYGRARLEYRIPSRGLIGFRGEFLTATRGTGLLNTVFDGWEPWGGAMMKRKSGAIVADRAGVSTPYALFHLQPRGTFFLTPGVDVYEGMIIGEHNRPNDTDVNAIKEKKLSNVRNHGKDENVLLAPPRVLQIETAMEWIDADELVEVTPDAVRVRKQILKVNLRPRRADAIEDAQSV; this is encoded by the coding sequence ATGGCACAATCGCTCCGCAACATCGCCATCGTCGCCCACGTCGACCACGGCAAGACCACGCTCGTTGACCATATGCTCCGCCAAGCCGGCACGTTCCGTGAGAACGAAGCCGTGGTGGACAGGGTCATGGACAACAATGACCTCGAACGCGAACGTGGAATCACGATTCTGGCGAAGAACACCAGCGTGCGCTGGAAAGAGCCCGGCGACACGGCGCTGACCAAGATCAACGTCGTCGACACCCCCGGCCACGCCGACTTCGGCGGCGAGGTCGAGCGCACCTTGCTCATGGCCGACGCCGCGATCCTCTTGGTGGACGCCGCCGAGGGCCCGCTGCCGCAGACGCGCTTCGTTCTGCGCAAGTGTCTCTCGCTGGGCTTCCCCATCATCGTGGTCATCAACAAGATCGACCGCTCCGACGCCCGTCCCAACGAGGTGCTGAGCGAGGTCTTCGATCTGTTCTGCGATCTGGACGCCACCGAGGCGCAGCTCGATTTCCCCGTGGTTTACGCCATCGGCAAGCTGGGCATCGCCAAGCGCCACCTGGACGACGAATCGAAGGATCTCTCGCCGCTCTTCTCGCTCATTCTGCAGAAGGTTCCGCCTGCACCGGGCGACTCCGAGGCGCCGCTGCAGATCCTGGTGAACAACCTGGACCACGACGAGTACACGGGCCGCTTGGCCATCGGGCGCGTGGTCGCAGGTACGGTGAAGGCCAACCAGCCGATTGCGGTGCTCAAAGAGGGCGGCGCCATCAGCAAGGGCAGCATCAAGGTGCTCTCGACGTTCGAAGGCCTCAAGCGCGTCTCCTCCCCCGAGGCCGGCGCCGGTGAGCTCGTGTCGATCGCCGGTCTGGACGACGTCTTTGTCGGTGACACCATCGTCGACGTGTCGCCCGGCTTCGAGCAGCGCGCACTGCCGCGCATTCTGGTCGAGCAGCCCACCATCAAGATGCGCATCGGCGTCAACACGTCGCCGTTCGCGGGCAAGTGCAAGGCTTCCAAGTTCCTTACCAGCCGCCACCTGCGCGAGCGGCTGACCCGCGAGACGCGCCGCAACCTGGCCATCCGCCTCGAAGAGACGGAGTCGCCGGACACGTTCATGGTGCTCGGACGCGGTGAGCTTCAATTGGCCATCTTGGTCGAGACGATGCGCCGCGAAGGTTACGAGATGCAGCTCGGCAACCCCGAGGTCGTGACCCAGGAGATCGACGGCCAGCCCTGCGAGCCGATGGAGCTCGTGGTGATCGACGTGCCGGACAGCTTCATCGGTGTGGTCACCGAACGGCTCGGCGAGCGCCGTGGCCGCATGGTCAAAATGGCCAACCACGGCTACGGACGCGCGCGCCTCGAGTACCGCATCCCCAGCCGCGGCCTCATCGGATTCCGCGGCGAGTTCCTCACCGCGACGCGCGGCACGGGCCTTCTCAACACCGTGTTCGACGGCTGGGAGCCCTGGGGCGGCGCGATGATGAAGCGCAAGTCCGGCGCCATCGTGGCCGACCGCGCAGGCGTCTCCACGCCGTACGCCCTCTTCCACTTGCAACCGCGCGGGACGTTCTTTCTGACCCCGGGTGTCGACGTCTACGAGGGGATGATCATCGGCGAGCACAATCGGCCGAACGACACCGACGTGAACGCCATCAAGGAGAAGAAGCTCTCCAACGTGCGCAACCACGGCAAGGACGAGAACGTGCTTCTCGCCCCGCCGCGCGTGCTCCAAATCGAGACCGCGATGGAATGGATCGACGCAGACGAGCTGGTGGAGGTCACCCCGGACGCGGTGCGCGTGCGCAAGCAGATCCTCAAGGTGAACCTGCGCCCCCGCCGCGCCGACGCCATCGAGGACGCACAGTCGGTGTAG